GTGGGATTCGTGTTTCTGGTGAGCCTGCAGGGACCCCTTGCTTTCCCACGGCAGGTCCTCACTGAAGGCATTCACATCGTAGAAGTAATCCAAGCTCGTCACTGTGCCAAGGATCTCCGGGACGCTGTAATCAAACGAGAGAAGCTCGTCAGGCAGATTAAGAGACCGGATGTCACCGGATGTATCTTTGCAGGGGAAATGCCCGTCATAGGAGCCATCTCCTCGGTTCCAGCTAAGGGTCCCCTGCTCAGGGTCATCCTCAGTACCAGAATTATCCGACGAGCAATCAAACAGTTTCATGGCGTCTTCTAGCAGGACTTTCTCCGGCAAGTTGAAAGACTCCTGCTCTCCTAACAAGTCATTTTCATTGGTGATGACATCCTCCGCATTCATGCAAGTCTCTAATTCTGTCATTATCTCTGCGCTGGGCGTGCTAGTGGTGCCCCAGGATTCTGGACGGACCTCTGTAAGGGCAGGGCTCTCCATAAAATGTGGGTTGGTGTCCTTTTCTCTGGATTCTTCTCCTTCTGCTGGGAAGTTATTGGCATCTGGGAAGGCCAGGTCATGGTTGGTTGACTCGGCAATGCTCGAATGGTCTACCTGGTGTTCTTTCAGTGGATCGGAGATCTCTGTCTGTACAGGCGGCTCCTTGAAGTTCGGCCCGGGGACCACAGCTTGGAGTTGGCAGTCTGTGCTTTGTGTAAGGCCTTCGCTGAGAAGGTGAGGTCCCTCCACGAACGAGGCACCCTGAAGAGGGTTGCCGGCGAAGCCGAGCTGCTCTGTCAAGTTGGGGGCAGGCCCCTCTGGTTTGAAGAACGGTAACACGAACTGGGGGTTGTTTGCAACGGGTTGGTAGGGTGGGTACGGGACCTGCTGAATGGGGCCCTTGAGGTATTTCTGGCTGTCCAAAAGGTATGCATTTTGGGGGCTCGGCCCACCGGAGAgtttgtaaactgagggctggACAAAATTAGTTGTTGCCCACTCGATGCGGTAGATCCTGGGGTCGAAGAAACACCCGCATGGAGCCATgtggaagcctgaggagggagagaggaaatgaAATTACAGATGGGACTCCAGACAGCAGTTGTCTTTGTGAAAACAAAGCCTCTTCTTGGGATTTATAAAGCCACCTTGGGggacagctgtggctcagtggtagagcatctgtttgatatgcaaaaggtcccaggttctatccttggcatctccagttaaaggaaccaggcaactaggtgaaagacctctacctgagaccctggagagctgctgccagcctgagtagacagtactgactttgatggaccaagggtccagtattcagtataaggcagcttcatgtgtttatgataAATGGTAATCCCCAACATGCCCTCTCTCCAGAGAGCGTGCGTGATACAAGAAAGTGGACAACAACAGGTGCCGGCAAGTCAAACTACTCAAGCGCAAAAGAGGCTGTCTGCTGCTTCTCTGCATGAGTTCCTGCTCCAATCAGCTTCTGGTAATTCCACATGGACAATGACTGAAGCAATCACTTCTGAAGCAGAGGTGCAGCAAAACAAATCTCCTGAGGAAAGTGGCTGTTGTATCTCTGCAGGActatcaggtcattcctgatgcAGTCCTCTGACGAAGCTGTTGCATCTCTGTAGGAGTCTCTGCTTTGAGCTTGCCTTCTTCCAAAGAGGAAGCACACTTAAATCAGCAGCTCGTGCAGAAATGCCAAAGCTCCTTTGCGGGGTGGTGGAAGCTAATTTTGGCTCTTGCACACTCCAGTTTTAAGTCCGGAGGAAACACTTGAGAGATACATTGACAGCCTTGTCTCCTAGGGAGCCGCCAGTGATTCCAGTGGTACTCTTGACTAAAGACACCAGGAAGCTGGCCCAGTTCCTAAACTGACAACATGCGAATGAAGGATAATCCTTCCTATGAGCCAAGAATGTCACTCtcattgaggaggaggaagaaggaggaggagatactggactcctactctttcctACTGCCAACACAGGAAGGGTAGCTTAACCCCCTTTGGACATAAGTATTTAAGGGAGCAGGCTACAATTTTTCAATCCCCTTTTGAAGTTTGTGGGATGGACTTTGATTCAACTACTACATGTAAGGAGAAGAGAGACCGACTAAGTGTCAGGAAGCGGAAGTTGAGACTCCTATCCTGAAAA
This Euleptes europaea isolate rEulEur1 chromosome 2, rEulEur1.hap1, whole genome shotgun sequence DNA region includes the following protein-coding sequences:
- the PRR22 gene encoding proline-rich protein 22; its protein translation is MHQPKLFYSDHENYAPRVLDRPDSQPNRPFPAFVLPDNLASIGTSNLYHPPNQEKDLFPAPPAGFHMAPCGCFFDPRIYRIEWATTNFVQPSVYKLSGGPSPQNAYLLDSQKYLKGPIQQVPYPPYQPVANNPQFVLPFFKPEGPAPNLTEQLGFAGNPLQGASFVEGPHLLSEGLTQSTDCQLQAVVPGPNFKEPPVQTEISDPLKEHQVDHSSIAESTNHDLAFPDANNFPAEGEESREKDTNPHFMESPALTEVRPESWGTTSTPSAEIMTELETCMNAEDVITNENDLLGEQESFNLPEKVLLEDAMKLFDCSSDNSGTEDDPEQGTLSWNRGDGSYDGHFPCKDTSGDIRSLNLPDELLSFDYSVPEILGTVTSLDYFYDVNAFSEDLPWESKGSLQAHQKHESHLEVEEKRIAKKGRAVANKPQLASAQGNNGGPSKTGV